GAAAGTGATGATCACTTCAGCTATGGGTGAGAGCTCAGCCTGGAGTGATGGCAATTCCATCGAGGCCCTGGATCACTGGGCAGATCAAAAGATCTAAGGCTCAAAGGGGGTCACGCAGAGCAGACTCCAGGCCCCTGCCCATTGCAATGGGAGCCAGCCCCCAAATACCCACAGCTCTGCAGTTCCAGCCTCGCCAAGTGACTCACCCCAACCAAGGCATCCGTCTCCTTCCAGAGTGTGGGGCAGAGGGGGGCAGCCCAGACTGTGAGTCCAAGGGGCAGAAACAACTCTGATCTTGACTGTTATGAAATAGTAATTATAGTACAAAAGCCTATCGAAAGAGTGAAACCCTTCCACAGAAGCAGATATTTTCCAGTGCAAATAGAGGCTTCTCTCACACCCCTAAACAGACAAAATGCCAAGCACCTAGCTGAGAGAGCCAGCCTGCCATGGCCAGGGGGCTTCCTTGACATTGTGCACATTTCTGAGAGAGGATAAAGTACCCACAGCCTGATCTGCAGGGATATAGCACTGCTGGGTGGTCTCTGGGCACCAAGATTGGCCCTGGGCTTCAGGGTACATTCACTTTTTCTAAACAGTTTGCTGAGCTCTTGCAACATGAGCAGACACGGTGCTGCGCACCGTGGTGAGCACTATGCAAGAGTAAGCCCCTTTTTCCACACGACCCATGCAGTTTACATAGCATCCTCATACCACCTCCTTTGGTCCTTGCTAAAATCTTGAGGAATCACTGGCAAACCAtgcacttttatttcttttgtttgtgtgattgccttttttttcttttttacagattTGTTGAAATACAATGATGCACATTAAACTTAGAGTGTGCTACTTGATAAGTTTTGACTAGTGAATAGACTTGTGAAACCATCACAAAATCAAAATAAGAAGCATAAACTTCACCCCTACAGTCTTGAGCCCCTTTGTAACTCTGCCCTCACCCTCTCCATCCTCATCCCCAGGCAGTTGCTGACCTGCTTCCTGTCATtctagattagtttgcattttctagaatttcatataaatagaattattctATATGCGTATCCTTTTTATCTAGCTCCTTTGACTCTGCATATTTTCttattacagatgaaaaaatggagTCTGGATGAGGTAATGCAAGCAGTCAGTAATCACAGAACTGTAGAGGCAATGCAGGTGTCGTGGCCCTGAGCCCATGCACCAACCACCAcccctcattcattcatcactcattcattcattcacttaccaGAGATAAATTGCATGCATAGGTGGGCTAGCCAAGTGGTGCATAAGACAGACATGGTCCCCGCCTTCATGAGCTTACAActcttcattccttcattcattcacctacttAACAAGCAAGTGCTTAGCAAATAATCACTCTACATCCACAGGATACACTGTTTGAAATTGGCACTGCCCCACTACCTCCAACACCACCCTGCCCCTCATCAGCCACCCTCCTACCTGCAACTTTGAGCTGGACACTGGGGTGATGCAGGTGGGATCAGAGGGGAATCATGTCCTCCAAAACCAAGCAGGCTGATAGGAAAAGCTCTGCAAAACACAATCATTTACCCTGAAAACTTGCAAGACAGCTGAAGAGTGAAGGCTGACCCCATGGAAGCTGGTGCTCCAAACTGAGGACAAAAGTGAGCATCTACACAAGCAGACTAGCAGCACAGGGAGACAGAAGGCTCTCCCAGACACTGGCCAGGGCAGGCTTCTGGGACACGGTAGGATCTGAACAGTCCCCAGATTGGCAGGGAGGAATAGATAGtcgggggagggcaggggagtaGAAAGCATATGAGAAGCAGGAGCAAAACAAGGATGAAGACATGGAGTCGGGACTGGGCCGAGCAGAAGGGGAGAATAGTGAGCTGAGAATTCCTTCTGCAGTTCTTCACGTGAAACATGCTTTCTACGAGCATGTTATATTGGGTCTATGTGTGGAGCAGAGGGGAGGAAAGTGTAAAGggtgatttttgtaattttacaaTTTACGTTTAcaatttacaaagtgctttcactGTTATTACCTTATTTCATTCTCAGTATAATCTTTGAGATGggaattactattatttttaccCACTTTATAGATTAGAAAGTTGAGTCATAAAACCCAATTATTTGCTATAAAATATACACTCCTAAGTGGTGGGGCAGAGCCTCATACCAGGTCCTTATCCTCAAGAcagttctcctttctctctgttttaatGATTAACGTTTACTACTAATGGGGCAGGTGGAGCCGCCTGCACAGCACATCTCTATAGACCGCGGAATATGCTGTTTGACCTTGGCACTGTCTGCCACCTCCACACCATCAGACCCTCATCAAACACCCTCCTATCTGTCACTCGACCTGGGGGTGGAGATGACAAAGAGGCACCTAGGAGGCGGGGAGAAGGGAAATGGCCTGGGTCCCAGAAAAGGAAGTTAATTATTTGGCCAGAGAAGCTCTCCCTAATCCCACAAGCTTGTTGCCGCTGACCTCCAGAGAATTTCCTGATAAGGGTGACTCTAGCCTTGGCTAGAACCATGGAAGTGGTTCCCAAACCTTGCCCAAAGCTCACTGAAGGTACTCGTTCCGCTAAGAAAGCGGGACTGATTCACACCTGGAAGATAATCAGCAGGGAGCACCACCTGCGATCCAAGACCCCATGGGAGAAAATGGTGCTTCAAAGACACAAGATGAGCACAGAGCTGGAGTCCCCCACTGACAGCCATCCAGCTGCCAAGCAGTTCAGGAAAGGCCCCCAAATCATTATGCGAATCACTGTGAAGGGATAGCTACATTTCTCCAGGGCTTACCATGTACAGACCAGGATTTGAGCTCGGGTGGACTGattctattctcagattccatcCTGCCTCCCAGCCATCCTACTGCTCGCTGAGCCTTGCACAGCAGGCTGGCATCTGGCATGCTTGGCAGTGGGCACATCCTTCCTCATTCCACAGCTGAGGAAGCAGTAGCTCCATGAAATGAGGCTGTTTGCAATAGCCACACACTCCTGAGAGGTAGAATGGGTACTCCACCAGTGCTGACCAACCAGACTTCAGCTCATCACTCGACACATGGCACCTGAACTGAGAAAAGGGGTCATGGGGTGGAAAGAGCTCTGGGCCCCTGACAATTCTGTGGCCCTGGCCTACAGCTCCCCACAAGGCTCGGCTCCCATATAGGGACTCCATGGTCTATCGGGAAAGGCCCTGGGCCAGAAGGCTGTGGCCAGGTTTAGGTCAGGACTCCGTAGCactagttatgtgaccttgggaagtCACTTTGTCCCTGTGATTTgctttccccatctgcaaaacagAGATAACATCTAACCTCCCATGATTATTGTCATCTAATGAGGTAAGTGAATGTGGAATCACTTTGAGAAGACTACAACACTACACTGCAGGTTAGCCTTGTCCCTGTAAAGCAAACCTCTCCAAGGCTATGACCACTACAGATTTTGCCTGAAGCTAAGTCTCTTACTTCTCTCCCATTCCAACCCCGAGCCTGCCTGGCTTCGGTTGAAATTGAAGCTAGAATGAACCTGAGGAAAGAAATATTAGTCTATGTGTATAGATGTCCAAGCCCACTGGGCATGATTTCCTAACCCCAGCTCcagcgcgcgcacacacacacacaaacacacacacacaattatttaCTTCCTTCCCACCTAAAATGATTTCTCAGAATGAAATTACTCCCTATGGACACCTTGGGCCCAGGCTAAAAAACTTCCAATTGCCGGTAGTTTCTAAACTGCTTGTTATGGGGGAAAGTTGACAAAAAACAACAATAGCTATAACATAGTGATCTTTCTTTCCACCAAGCATTCTACACATGTTATCTCATTTGAGGTACCTTCAAAACAACTCTAGGAGGTATTTCCAGGCGAGGGGTCGTTTAGAGGACACTGTCGATTGGCCAGCCCAGcctcttgtttttcctttccaaacgAATCCCCACTGGGTCCACAGGTCTGGTTCCATCCTTCACCACTGGGTCCAGGAGCAGGGGTGGAGGTGACGCAAAAGGGTTGAATTCcagatatattttgaagacttgCAGACATGACCAAAAGGATGTGTGAAGGACTGGCTGTTGCTGTGAGAGGAAGAGAGGCATTACGAATGAGATTGGGCACGGAGACGTGTTTGGGTAGACAGAAGGCTTCATGCAAATACAAGatcatactttttattattaaagaatgtTAACTTCCTCTTTTAGCATGGCCCCTCTGCCATCACATATGAAGACCATCCTTTGCTGGGGAGAATCTCTCCCTCTTTGCCAGGATCCTTTTTTTTGGCAATTTCTCCTAGTTATTAGTTTATGCAAACTCAGGGGTTCAAAATGATTTCAAGGGAAGCATGTTGCCAAAATAACCATGATGTTCCTTCCCAAGCTACAAATAAGTCATTGATTAGCCCACTGGTATGCCTTACCTCAATAAACAAGGGCCAGTTGTATTCTGCCCTGGATCCTGTATAATGAACTTCTTCTTCTCCATAGCTCACAGGAGGCAGCAAAGGCTGAGGATCTTCATGCTTCTTCCCTGGCTCCCCTAGAATGGATGTGTGTGGCTGGAAAGAAATGGAGGTTGCGCTGGTCAATTTTGATAACTCAGATGAAATCCAAGAAGAGCCAGGCTATGCCACAGACTTCGACTCAATGAGCCCAAAAGGCCGGCCTGGGGGCAGCTCCTTCTCCAACTGGAAGATCCTCATCAGCGACAGCACCAACCATGAGACGGCCTTCTCCAAGCTTCCGGGAGACTATGCTGACCCCCCAGGGCCTGAGCCAGTGGTCCTGAATGAAGGAAACCAGCGGGTGATCATTAACATTGCTGGGCTGAGATTTGAGACCCAGCTCAGAACCCTCAGTCAATTCCCAGAGACTCTCCTGGGAGACCGGGAGAAAAGGATGCAGTTCTTTGACTCCATGAGAAATGAGTATTTCTTTGATCGGAACCGGCCCAGTTTTGATGGAATCCTATATTATTACCAATCTGGTGGGAAAATTCGGCGCCCAGCCAATGTTCCTATTGATATCTTTGCTGATGAAATCTCTTTCTATGAGCTGGGTAGTGAGGCCATGGACCAGTTCCGGGAGGATGAAGGCTTCATCAAAGACCCTGAAACACTGCTACCCACCAATGACATCCACCGTCAGTTCTGGCTCCTCTTTGAATACCCTGAGAGCTCCAGTGCTGCCCGTAGTGTGGCCGTGGTCTCAGTGTTGGTTGTGGTCATCTCCATCACCATCTTCTGCCTGGAGACACTGCCAGAGTTCCGGGAGGATAGGGAGCTGAAGGTGGTCAGAGACCCCAATCTCAACATGAGCAAGACAGTCCTCTCCCAGACCATGTTCACTGACCCTTTCTTCATGGTGGAGTCTACCTGTATCATGTGGTTCACCTTTGAGCTGGTGCTCCGGTTTGTGGTCTGCCCCAGCAAGACTGACTTCTTCAGGAACATCATGAACATCATTGACATTATTTCCATTATCCCCTACTTTGCAACTGTCATCACAGAGCTTGCCCAGGAGACAGAGCCGAGTGCCCAACAGAACATGTCCCTGGCCATCCTGAGGATCATCCGCCTGGTGAGGGTCTTCCGCATCTTCAAGCTCTCCCGCCACTCCAAGGGGCTGCAGATCCTTGGGCAAACACTGAAGGCATCCATGCGGGAGTTGGGGTTGCttatcttcttcctcttcattgGAGTCATCCTCTTCTCCAGCGCAGTCTACTTTGCTGAGGTGGATGAGCCAGAGTCCCATTTCTCTAGCATTCCTGATGGCTTCTGGTGGGCAGTAGTCACCATGACAACTGTAGGTTATGGGGACATGTGCCCGACCACCCCAGGGGGGAAGATTGTGGGCACTCTGTGCGCCATTGCAGGGGTCCTCACCATTGCCCTCCCTGTGCCTGTCATTGTCTCCAACTTCAATTACTTCTACCATCGGGA
This region of Macaca fascicularis isolate 582-1 chromosome 1, T2T-MFA8v1.1 genomic DNA includes:
- the KCNA10 gene encoding potassium voltage-gated channel subfamily A member 10, which encodes MDVCGWKEMEVALVNFDNSDEIQEEPGYATDFDSMSPKGRPGGSSFSNWKILISDSTNHETAFSKLPGDYADPPGPEPVVLNEGNQRVIINIAGLRFETQLRTLSQFPETLLGDREKRMQFFDSMRNEYFFDRNRPSFDGILYYYQSGGKIRRPANVPIDIFADEISFYELGSEAMDQFREDEGFIKDPETLLPTNDIHRQFWLLFEYPESSSAARSVAVVSVLVVVISITIFCLETLPEFREDRELKVVRDPNLNMSKTVLSQTMFTDPFFMVESTCIMWFTFELVLRFVVCPSKTDFFRNIMNIIDIISIIPYFATVITELAQETEPSAQQNMSLAILRIIRLVRVFRIFKLSRHSKGLQILGQTLKASMRELGLLIFFLFIGVILFSSAVYFAEVDEPESHFSSIPDGFWWAVVTMTTVGYGDMCPTTPGGKIVGTLCAIAGVLTIALPVPVIVSNFNYFYHRETENEEKQNIPSEIERILNGVGSRMGSTDSLSKTNGGCSTEKSRK